GCGGGTGCTGCGTCTGATGGCCGAGAAGAAGGCGTCGGACGTGTTCCTTTCGGCCAAGACGCCCATCCTCATCAAGATCCACGGGCAGATCATGCAGCTGACGGACCAGGCGCTCACGCCGTCCCAGCCGCGGCAGTTGCTGGCCGAACTGGTTTCGCCCACGCAGATGGAAGAGCTCGACGAAACCGGAGAGCTCAACCTCGGCATCACGATTCCCGGCGTGGCCATCTTCCGCCTGAGCGCATTCAAGCAACGCGGTTCGGTGGCGGCCGTGTTCCGGCACATCCCCTCCGAGATCCCGCAGCTCGACACGCTCAACGTGCCCGACATCCTGGGCAACCTGATTCTGGAAAAGCGCGGCCTGATTCTGCTGGCCGGCGCCACCGGCTCCGGCAAGAGCACGACCATCGCGTCCATGCTCGAACACCGCAACCAGCGGATGACGGGCCACATCCTGACGATCGAAGACCCGCTGGAATTCCTGTTCTCGAACAAGAAGTCCATCGTGAACCAGCGTGAGGTGGGCCGCGACACGCAATCGCTGCAGATCGGCCTGAAGAACGCGCTGCGCCAGGCGCCCGATTGCATCCTCATCGGCGAAATCCGCGACCGTGAGACCATGACGGCCGCGCTGTCGTACGCCCTGTCCGGCCACCTGGTGGTGTCCACCCTGCACGCCAACAACAGCTACCACGCGCTGGGCCGCATCCTGTCGTTCTACACGCCCGAGGCCCGCCCCGCGCTGCTGAGTGACCTTGCTTCCGGCCTGAAGGCCATCGTGTCGCAGCGTCTGCTGCGTTCCACGGCAGGTGGGCGTGTGCCGGCCGTCGAGGTGCTGCTGAACACCCAGCTGGTGTCCGAGATGGTCGAGCGCGGTGACTTCACCGGCGTGAAGGAAGCCATCGAGAAGTCATTGGCCGAAGGCTCGCAGAGTTACGAACAGGACATCGCGCGGCTGATCACCGAAGGCGTCGTGACCCGCGACGAAGGCCTGGCCAACGCCGACTCGCCGACCAACCTCATGTGGCGACTGGCCAATGACACGACGGCCAGAAGCAAGCTGACCGCGCAGGTCGAAGAACACGACGATGGCCCGTCGTTCACCGAAATCACCCTGGACGTGAACCACGACGAAGTGCCCGGCTTCGCGTCCACCCGTTTCTGAAGCTCCCACCATGACCCCAACCGTGCGCCTCGTCGAGGCGCTGATCGCCCGCCCCTCGGTTACCCCAAAAGACGAAGGCTGCCAGGCCCTGATGGCCGAGCGCCTGCAGGCCATCGGCTTCGAGTGCCACACCCTGACCTTCGGGCCCGAGAACGCGCCGGTCACCAACCTCTGGGCCATCCGCCGCGGCCATGGCCACGCAACGGGCGCGCCCACCCTGGTCTTCGCCGGTCACACCGACGTCGTGCCCACCGGCCCGCTCGAGCAATGGAACAGCCCGCCGTTCGCGCCCACCTACCGCGGCGGACAGCTCTACGGCCGCGGCGCCGCCGACATGAAGACGTCGTTGGCGGCCATGGTCGTGGCCACGGAATCGTTTGTGGCGGCCCACCCGGATCACGCCGGCAGCGTCGCGTTCCTCATTACCAGCGATGAAGAAGGCCCCTCGGTGGACGGCACCGTCAAGGTGTGCGAATGGCTGCAGGCACGCGGTGAGCGAGTGGACGCCTGCATCGTGGGCGAGCCCACCTCGGTGCGCGCGCTGGGCGACATGATCAAGAACGGCCGTCGCGGGTCGCTGTCGGGCAAGCTGCGCATCCAGGGTGTGCAGGGCCACATCGCCTACCCGCATCTGGCGAAGAACCCCATTCACCTGGCCGCCCCGGCCCTGGCCGAGCTCACCGCCATCGTCTGGGACGAGGGCAACGATCACTTCCCGCCCACCAGCTGGCAGATGTCGAACATTCACGCCGGCACGGGCGCGAACAACGTGATCCCGGGCGAGCTGGTCATCGACTTCAACTTCCGCTTCTCGACCGACTCCACGCCCGAATCGTTGAAGGAACGTCTGACCGCGGTGCTCGATCGCCACGGCCTGGCGTACCACATCGACTGGGCCCTCAGCGGCCGCCCCTTCCTCACCCGCAAGGGCCCGCTGGTGGAAGCCATCTCGGGCGCCATCCACGAGGTCACCGGCATCGAGACCGAGCTGTCCACCAGCGGCGGCACCTCGGATGGCCGCTTCATCGCCCAGATCTGCCCGCAGGTGGTCGAATTCGGCCCGCTGAACGCCAGCATCCACAAGATCGACGAGCACGTCGCCGTGGCTGACATCGAGCCGCTGAAGGACATCTACCTGAAGACGCTGGAAAGGCTCGTGGCGTGAGCGCGCCGCTGACCGTCATCGCGCTGATCGAGCAAGCCGCAGCGCAACTGGATCAAGCCGGCGTGGCCTACGGGCACGGCACCACCAACAGCTTCGACGAGGCCGCGTGGCTGGTGCTGTGGCGCCTCGGTGAACCGCTCGACAGCCTGGACGACGTGGCCGACCGCCCTGTCAACGCCGAAGAACAGGCCGCCGTCGATGTGTTCATCCAGCAGCGCATCACCACCCGCAAGCCCGCCGCCTACCTGACCCGGCAAGCCTGGCTGCAAGGCGTGCCGTTCTATGTGGACGAACGCGTCATCGTGCCGCGCTCCTTCATCGCCGAAGTGCTGGCCGACGGCAGCATCGACGCCTGGCTCAGCGACCGCACCCACCGGGTGCTCGACCTGTGCACCGGCAACGGCAGCCTGGCGGTGCTCGCCGCCATGGCCTTCCCGGACGTGACCGTCGACGGTGCCGACATCAGCGAAGACGCGCTGGCCGTGGCCCGCATCAACGTCGAGCAGCACGGCCTGCAGGACCGCATCACGTTGCTGCACAGCGACGGGCTGTCCAGCGTGCGTGGCCCCTACGACCTCATCCTCTGCAACCCGCCCTACGTCAACGCCGAATCGATGAAGGCACTGCCGGCCGAATACCGCGCCGAGCCCGAACTGGCCCTGGCCTCGGGTGAGGACGGCATGGACTTCACGCGGGCGTTGTTTGCCGCGCTGCGCGCGGATCCGGACCGTCACCTGGGCGAAGACGCCGTCATCGTGCTCGAGATCGGCAACGAACGCCCGAACTTCGAAAGCGCCTTCCCCGACCTGGCCGTCACCTGGTTGCCCACCACGTCCGGCGACGACCAGCTGCTGCTGGTGACCCGCGACGCGCTGCTGCTCGATACCCACGCCCCCGAAGGCGCCCCGCTCTCATCATGATCGTCCTGAAGAACGTCTCCCTGCTGCGAGGCGTGAAGCCCGTGCTGGACCAGGCCAGCGCCACCATCCACCCTGGCGAAAAGGTCGGCCTCATCGGCCGCAACGGCGCGGGCAAGTCCTCGCTGTTCTCGCTGCTGGCCGGGCGCCTCCACCCCGATGCCGGCGACGTCGAGATCCCGCCCAGCTGGCTGCAGCCCGGCGGCATGGCCGAGGTCGCGCAGAACATGCCCGAAACCGACGAGCCGGCCACCGAGTTCGTGCTGCAGGGCGACGGCCGCCTGATGGCAGCGCGACAGGCCCTGATCGAGGCCGAAGCCAGCGGCGACGGCCACGCCATGGCCGAGGCCCACGCCGCGCTGGCCGAGGCCGGCCACTTCGATGCACCTGCCCGCGCCCAGGCGCTGCTGCTGGGCCTGGGCTTCCAGCTCGCGCAGACCATGGCGCCCGTCAACAGCTTTTCCGGTGGCTGGCGGATGCGGCTGCAGCTCGCCCGCGCGCTGATGTGTCCCGCCCGCCTGCTGCTGCTCGACGAACCCACCAACCACCTGGACCTCGACGCGCTGGTCTGGCTGGAAGGCTGGCTGCAGCGCTACGAAGGCACGCTGATCATCATCAGCCATGACCGAGAGTTTCTCGACGCCATCACCCGCGTCACGTTGCACCTCGAAGACGGCACCCTGACCCGCTACACCGGCGGCTACACCGCGTTCGAGGCCATGCGGGCCGAGCGGCTCACGCAGCACCAGGCTGCGTTCGAAAAGCAGCAGGACCGCATCGCCCACCTGCAGAAGTTCATCGACCGATTCAAGGCCCAGGCCACCAAGGCCCGCCAGGCGCAAAGCCGCGTCAAGGCGCTGGAACGGATGGAGAAGCTCGCCCCCGTGCTCACGGCCAGCGACTTCGAGTTCGAGTTTCCGGCCCCGGCCAGCCTGCCCAACCCGATGCTGGTCATGAAAGACCTGCAGTGTGGCTACCCGAGGGAGGGCGACACCCCGCTGACCATCGTGCAGGGCGTGAACCGCTCGGTGCTGCCGGCGCAACGCATCGGCATCCTGGGCGCCAACGGGCAGGGCAAGTCCACATTGGTCAAGACGCTGGCTCACATGCTGCAGCCGGTGGGCGGCACCGTCACCGAAGGCAAAGGCCTGAGCATCGGCTACTTCGCGCAGCAGGAACTCGACGTCCTGCGGCCGGACGAAGGCCCGCTCGCCCACATGATCCGCCTGGCTAAGGAAGTCAGCCCACAGGCCCGCGAGCAGGAACTGCGCGACTTCCTGGGGCGCTTCCGCTTCACGGGCGACATGGTCATGCAACCCGTCGGCCAGTTCAGCGGAGGCGAGAAGGCCAGGCTGGTGCTGGCCTTGGTGGTCTGGCAGCGCCCCAACTTGCTGCTGCTCGACGAACCCACCAACCACCTCGACCTCACCACCCGCGAGGCGCTCAGCATCGCGCTCAACGAGTTCGAAGGCACGGTGATGCTGGTCAGCCACGACCGGGCCCTGCTGCGCGAGGTGTGCGACGAGTTCTGGCTCGTCACGCGAGGCGGTGTCAGCACCTTCGACGGCGACCTCGACGACTACCAGCGCTGGCTGCAGGAGCAGGCACGCGAGGTCGCGCTGGCCGCGCGCGCAGCCCGCGACGCTGACAAGGCGATCGCTCCGGGTGAAGCCCCGGCCAACCGCAAGGAAGACCGCAAAGCGGCAGCACAGGCCCGTCAGCGACTGGCCGAGCAGGCCAAACCGCTGAAAGCCGAGCTCAAGAAGATCGACGACCGCCTGGCCCATGCCGCCCGCGAGCAGACGGAACTGACGGAAGCACTCGGCGGCCCGGATCTCACTGGTGCCGAGCGGGCCGAACAGGGCAAACGGCTCAAGGCCCTGGGCGACGAGATCGAAACACTGGAATCCCGGTGGCTTGAACTCACCGACGCCATCGAGCAACTCAGCGCCTGACCCATCCGGGCGTCATCGCCGCGGCGCTCAGTGCCCGCGGCGATGCTCCGCGACGTCCTGACAGGCAATGCAGAGTTCCGCCTGAGGCAGGGCCTTGAGTCGGGCCACCCCGACCTCTTCACCACATCCGGTACACCATCCATAGGTGCCATCGGCCATGCGCGCCAGCGCAGCGTCCACGGCCGCGAGTTCGGCGTCATCGTGGTGCAGCATGGCGATCACCTCGTCATCGGCTTCTGCCGCAGCCCCGCCTTCGACACCGGCCACGAACGTGTTCGCGGTGGCCGCATCTTCGGCCGCCAGGCGTGCGCGCAGCTGCCCTTCCCGCCCCAGCAGATCCATCCGGTGCGCCTGCAGGCGGGCCTTCAGTTCGCCGAGGGTGTCGACATCGAGTCCAGCTTGCGCGCGCAGCGGGGCTTCCACGGAATTCATGCATGTCTCCTTGTGACGTGTCGGCTGGAACGCCGCGGCCATCCGGGCTGCGGCCAGCGCACCGTTCAGGATAGAAAGCTCGCAGCACCATCGCCTTGCTGCACGTCAACTGAGCACGCCTGCCGCGGGCGTCTACCATGCGGCCATGCCTGAGACCCGCCCATCGCCGCCCGAGCCCCGACCCGACACCGCACCCGACGCCCTGCTGTCGCTCGACAACCAGTTGTGCTTCTCGCTCTACGCCAGCTCGCTGGCCATGACGAAACTCTACAAGCCGCTGCTGTCCCCGCTCGGGCTGACCTACCCTCAGTACCTGGTCATGCTGGTGCTGTGGGAGCACGGGCGTCTCAGCGTCAACCAGATCGGCCACACGCTGCACCTCGATTCCGGCACGCTGACCCCGCTGCTCAAGCGCATGGCAAACGCCGGCCTGATCCTCCGACAGCGTGACCATGCTGACGAACGCCGCGTTCTGGTGGAGCCAACAGAAGCCGGGCGCACGCTCCAGCACGCTGC
This is a stretch of genomic DNA from Aquabacterium olei. It encodes these proteins:
- a CDS encoding PilT/PilU family type 4a pilus ATPase; its protein translation is MSGGNLERVLRLMAEKKASDVFLSAKTPILIKIHGQIMQLTDQALTPSQPRQLLAELVSPTQMEELDETGELNLGITIPGVAIFRLSAFKQRGSVAAVFRHIPSEIPQLDTLNVPDILGNLILEKRGLILLAGATGSGKSTTIASMLEHRNQRMTGHILTIEDPLEFLFSNKKSIVNQREVGRDTQSLQIGLKNALRQAPDCILIGEIRDRETMTAALSYALSGHLVVSTLHANNSYHALGRILSFYTPEARPALLSDLASGLKAIVSQRLLRSTAGGRVPAVEVLLNTQLVSEMVERGDFTGVKEAIEKSLAEGSQSYEQDIARLITEGVVTRDEGLANADSPTNLMWRLANDTTARSKLTAQVEEHDDGPSFTEITLDVNHDEVPGFASTRF
- the dapE gene encoding succinyl-diaminopimelate desuccinylase, with the protein product MTPTVRLVEALIARPSVTPKDEGCQALMAERLQAIGFECHTLTFGPENAPVTNLWAIRRGHGHATGAPTLVFAGHTDVVPTGPLEQWNSPPFAPTYRGGQLYGRGAADMKTSLAAMVVATESFVAAHPDHAGSVAFLITSDEEGPSVDGTVKVCEWLQARGERVDACIVGEPTSVRALGDMIKNGRRGSLSGKLRIQGVQGHIAYPHLAKNPIHLAAPALAELTAIVWDEGNDHFPPTSWQMSNIHAGTGANNVIPGELVIDFNFRFSTDSTPESLKERLTAVLDRHGLAYHIDWALSGRPFLTRKGPLVEAISGAIHEVTGIETELSTSGGTSDGRFIAQICPQVVEFGPLNASIHKIDEHVAVADIEPLKDIYLKTLERLVA
- the prmB gene encoding 50S ribosomal protein L3 N(5)-glutamine methyltransferase — its product is MSAPLTVIALIEQAAAQLDQAGVAYGHGTTNSFDEAAWLVLWRLGEPLDSLDDVADRPVNAEEQAAVDVFIQQRITTRKPAAYLTRQAWLQGVPFYVDERVIVPRSFIAEVLADGSIDAWLSDRTHRVLDLCTGNGSLAVLAAMAFPDVTVDGADISEDALAVARINVEQHGLQDRITLLHSDGLSSVRGPYDLILCNPPYVNAESMKALPAEYRAEPELALASGEDGMDFTRALFAALRADPDRHLGEDAVIVLEIGNERPNFESAFPDLAVTWLPTTSGDDQLLLVTRDALLLDTHAPEGAPLSS
- a CDS encoding ABC-F family ATP-binding cassette domain-containing protein — protein: MIVLKNVSLLRGVKPVLDQASATIHPGEKVGLIGRNGAGKSSLFSLLAGRLHPDAGDVEIPPSWLQPGGMAEVAQNMPETDEPATEFVLQGDGRLMAARQALIEAEASGDGHAMAEAHAALAEAGHFDAPARAQALLLGLGFQLAQTMAPVNSFSGGWRMRLQLARALMCPARLLLLDEPTNHLDLDALVWLEGWLQRYEGTLIIISHDREFLDAITRVTLHLEDGTLTRYTGGYTAFEAMRAERLTQHQAAFEKQQDRIAHLQKFIDRFKAQATKARQAQSRVKALERMEKLAPVLTASDFEFEFPAPASLPNPMLVMKDLQCGYPREGDTPLTIVQGVNRSVLPAQRIGILGANGQGKSTLVKTLAHMLQPVGGTVTEGKGLSIGYFAQQELDVLRPDEGPLAHMIRLAKEVSPQAREQELRDFLGRFRFTGDMVMQPVGQFSGGEKARLVLALVVWQRPNLLLLDEPTNHLDLTTREALSIALNEFEGTVMLVSHDRALLREVCDEFWLVTRGGVSTFDGDLDDYQRWLQEQAREVALAARAARDADKAIAPGEAPANRKEDRKAAAQARQRLAEQAKPLKAELKKIDDRLAHAAREQTELTEALGGPDLTGAERAEQGKRLKALGDEIETLESRWLELTDAIEQLSA
- a CDS encoding TraR/DksA family transcriptional regulator; this encodes MNSVEAPLRAQAGLDVDTLGELKARLQAHRMDLLGREGQLRARLAAEDAATANTFVAGVEGGAAAEADDEVIAMLHHDDAELAAVDAALARMADGTYGWCTGCGEEVGVARLKALPQAELCIACQDVAEHRRGH
- a CDS encoding MarR family winged helix-turn-helix transcriptional regulator; translated protein: MPETRPSPPEPRPDTAPDALLSLDNQLCFSLYASSLAMTKLYKPLLSPLGLTYPQYLVMLVLWEHGRLSVNQIGHTLHLDSGTLTPLLKRMANAGLILRQRDHADERRVLVEPTEAGRTLQHAAQDVPRTLLCRMGLSPDEVASLQDTLGKLRQRLHGLPPEPL